The DNA window AGGTGATCGACGCGATCGCGGGTGCCGAGGTGGCGGTGACCCAGATGGCGCCGTTCACCAAGGCCGTGTTCGCGGCCGCACCCGAGCTGAAGCTGGTGTCGGTGTGCCGCGGCGGGCCGGTCAACGTCGACCTCGCCGCCGCGACCGAAGCGGGCGTGACCGTCACCTACGCGCCGGGCCGCAACGCGACTGCCGCGGCCGAGTTCGCGATCGGCATGATCCTCGCGGCGATGCGGCGCATCTCGACCTCGTCCGCCGAACTGCTGGCGGGTACCTGGCGCGGTGACTACTACGCGTACGCGCAGACCGGGGTCGAGCTGGACGGCACGACGGTCGGCCTGGTGGGGTACGGCGCGATCGGGGCGAAGGTCTCCAAGGTCCTGCACGCGTTCGGGGCCGAGGTGCTGGTTTCCGATCCGTTCGCCGACCCCGCGCGCATCGCCGCCGACGGTGCCGAACTCGTCGAGCTGGACGAGTTGATGCGCCGCAGCTTCGTCGTGAGCTTGCACGCCAGGCTCACCGAGCAGACCAAGCACCTGATCAACGCGGACAAGCTCGCCCTGCTGCCGCACGGTGCCGTGCTGGTGAACTCCGCGCGCGGCGGCCTCCTCGACTACGCGCCGCTCCCGGATCTGCTGCGTTCGGGGCGGCTCGGCGCGCTCGCGCTGGACGTGTACGACGTCGAGCCGCCACCCGCGGACTGGGCCCTGCGCGACGCGCCGAACGTGATCGCCACGCCGCACCTCGCGGGCGCCAGCCGTCAGACGGCGGAACGCGCTGCCCAGATCGTCGCCGCCGAGGTGGGCCGATACGCCCGCGGCGAGCAGCTGGCGAACGTGGCGAACCCATGATCATCGGCGTCGACATCGGGACCTCGCTGACGAAGGCGGTCGTCTTCGACTCCGCGGGGGTGTCGATCGCACAGGCGTGCACGCCGTCCGAGGTCCACCACCTGCCGGGCGGGCTGGTCGAGCAGGACCTCGACCAGGTGATGGACACCGTCACGACCGTGGTGCGTGACGTGGCGAGCCAGCTCGACGGGCCAGTCACCGCGCTCGCGCTCACCGGACAGGGCGATGGCGTGTGGTTGCGCGACACCGAGGGGAACGCCGTCCGCCCCGCCATCTCTTGGCTCGACGGCAGGGCCAACGCGCTGCTCGCCAAGTGGCAGGCCGACGGAGTGACCAGGGAAGTGTTCCGCCGCACCGGATCGGGCATGTTCCCCGGCTGCGCCGCCGCCATTCTGTCCTTTTTGGACAAAACCGAGCCGGAGTCGCTGGACCGCGCGGCTGTCGCGGGCTACTGCGTCGACGCGGTCGTCCAACGGCTCACCGGCGAGGTCACGGTCGACGTGTCCGACGCGTCGCTGCCCTTCCTCGACCCGGCCACCCGCCGGTACGACGAGGCCGCGATCGAGGCGTGCGGGCTCGGGCACCGGCGCTCGCTGTTCGCCGAGCCGGCGTCGCCGAAAACCGTGTTCCGACTGGACAAGAACGGCTCGGCGCTGCTCGGCCTTCCCGAGGGGCTGCCGGTGACCGCGGGCCCGTTCGACCTGCCCGCCAGCGCGATCGGCGCCGGCGTGCGCCGTCCCGGTGACGGGATCCTCACCGCGGGAACCACGCTCGCGTGCCAGGTGCTCACCCGCAGCCCGGAGTTCGACCGCGAAGGCGAGCCCGCCGGGATGTTCCTGTGCACGCCGACCGAGGGCGAGTTCCTGCGTGCCATGCCCGCGATGGTTGGCACGGCGAGCATCGACTGGGCGTGCAAGCTGCTCGGCATCGGTGTCGCGGAAATCGGGCCGCTGCTCGCGTCGAGTGAACCCGGGGCGGGCGGTGTCCGCGCGCTGCCGTTCCTGTCGAACTCGGGTGAGCGCGCGCCGTTCGTCGACGCGTCCGCGCGTGCGCAGTTTTCCGGGCTGAGCTTGGAAAGCGGCCGTGCCGAGGTGGTTCGGGCGCTGTGTGAATCGATCGCGTACACGGCAAGGCACTGCTTCGAGGCCGCCGGTCTCGACGGCACGTTGTACGCCTGCGGTGGCGGTGTCCGCTCGGCCGAATGGACCCAGATCTTCGCCGACGTGCTCGGCACCCCGATCGTGATCCCCAGCGATCCCGGCGTCGGTGCCCGCGGCGCCGTTCTCGTCGCCGCGGAGGCACTCGGGGATCCGTTCGACGCAGCGGAATGGGCGCGCCATGCGCGTACTGTCGAAGTGGTGCCGGAGAACGCCGAGTTCTACCAGCAGGGGTACGCGGACTACCAGGCGTCGCTCGCCGCGGCGCGCGGACTGTGGAGGTTGTAGGTGCTGCTGGGCGACGAGCGCGCGGCCGTCTGCGAGTACGCGCGGCGGATGACCTCGGACGGGCTCGTGGTGGGCACGTCGGGGAACGTGTCGGCACGGGCCGACGAACTGGTCGCGATGACGCCGAGCGGCGTCGACTACGCCGACCTGACCCCGGAGGACATCCCGGTGGTGTCCCTCGACGGGTCCCTTGTGGACGGTGCGCTGAAACCGACCAGCGAGATGCCGATGCACCTCGCCATCTACCGGGACGCCACCGATCCGGACGGCGCGCCGGTGTCCGCGGTGGTGCACACGCATTCGGTGCACGCCACCGCGGTGTCCACCGTGGTCGACGAGGTGCCGCCGGTGCACTACATGCTCGCCACGATCGGCCCGTCGGCGCGGGTCGCCCGGTACGCCACGTTCGGTACCGACGAGCTGGCGGCTTCGATGCTGGAGGCGATCGAGGGCCGTCGAGGCTGTCTGCTGGCGAACCACGGGACGGTGACCTTCGGCGAGGATCTCGGCGCTGCCTACTCGCGGGCGCAGCAGCTCGAATGGCTCTGCCAGCTGTGGCTGCTGGCCCGATCGGCGGGCGTGCCGAACCTGTTGCCGCCGGCCGAGATCGAACTGGTGGTGGACAAGCTGAAGTCCTACGGCCAGCGGAAGTGACCCGAACAGCACTGGTCACCGGTGTCAGCAGGCGCCGGGGAATCGGATGCGCCATCGCGCGCCGCCTGCTCGGCGACGGGCACCGCGTCTTCGCCCAGTCTTGGTCGCCCTACGACGAGACCGAACCGTGGGGCGCGGACCCGATCGACGAAGTGCTCGCCGAACTCGATGGCGGCGCGCGGCTCGCGCACGCGTCCGCCGACCTCGCATCGGCGGAAGCGCCCGCTGATCTCGTGCGGCGAGCCGTGTCGGCTTTCGGGCCGCTCGACACGCTCGTGGTGAACCACGCTCGTAGCTCCGTAGCGGCGCTTCCCGAAGTGACCGCCGGTGAACTCGACCTGGTCTGGGCGGTCAACGTCCGGGCGACTTTGCTACTGGTGCAAGCGTTTGCGGCTCAGTATCGGCCCGCCGCTTCCCCGGGCCGGGTCGTGCTGTTCACCTCGGGCCAGCACCTCGCGCCGATGGCAGGCGAAATCCCGTACGCCGCGAGCAAGGGAGCGCTCCACCAGCTCACGCTGACCCTCTCCGACGCGCTGATCGAGCAGGGCATCACGGTCAACTGCGTGAACCCCGGCCCGACCGACACCGGCTGGGCCAGCGACGAACTCGCCCGAAGCGTCGGTCGCGCCCTGCCGCGGGGCCGCTGGAACTCCCCCGCCGAAGCCGCCGGTGTCGTCGCCCTGCTCCTCAGCCCCGACGCGAACACCATCACCGGCCGCGTGATCGACGCCGAAGCCGGTTTCCGCCGCTGGAAGATGTAGGCGGCTGACGACATTTAGCCCGCTAAATGTCGTCAGACCGCGCGGGCGATCGTGATGATCTCCGGGCTCGTGGCGGTGAGCGGTCCCCGATCCCAGTCGCCGAACTGCTCCTCGACCAGCAGGCCCGCGCCGGTCAAGGCGTCGCCCAGTGAATCGGCGTCCACGAACCGCAAAGTGCTTTCGCTGCGCCGGGGTCCTGCCCATTTCGGCGAGCTGAACGTCGTCGTGAACCGGACCAAGTCGCCGTCTACGGGAGCCTGAACCTGGTGAGCCACGCGCACGGTGGCCCCGTCGGCGATGCCCACCTCGACCGCGTTCCCCGGAACCCACCCCTCCCAGGCCCGCGCGGCGGGATTGCGCGTTTCGCAGGCAAAACGTCCTCCCGAGATCAGGACGCGGCGGATCGTCGTCAGCGCGTCCGCCAGGTCCCGATCGGTCAGGAATACCTGCAGGGCGTGCCCCGTCATGACCACCAGGTCGAACTCGTGCTCCCACGACGCGGAGGAAAGATCGCCGGGTGCCCACTCGATGTCGGTGCGGTTCCGCGCCCGCGCGAGCATGCCGTCAGCGGGGTCGAGCCCGCACAGCCGTCCGGAGTGCCCGGCCTCGCGCGCCCGGTGCAGGAGCGCGCCAGTGCCACAGCCGACGTCGAGCACCGCACTCGCCTCCAGCACGAGCGGCAGGTAGAAGCCCAGGTCAGCACGGCTGTGTGCGGGATGGAGCGAGTCGTAGACTTCGGCGAGTTCGGCGTCGGAGAAGGCGTGGTCGACCATCGTCCCACCGTGTCAGCGTCGCGGCGACCGCGCGATCGAATTGCCGCGCCGACCGAAGGTGGGTCTGGACCCACCGTGGTGTGGGGCAGGGATCAATGCGCCGCGGGCCCGGCATCGCCAGAGTGGGGAGCGAACCGGGGAGGGTGCCATGACCGTCTGGCTGTATCCGCTGGCCGTGGTCCGCGCCGCCGCGCAGTTCGTGCTGGCGGTCGTCGGGCTCGTGCTGCTGCTGGTGGCGGTGTTGTGCGTTCTGCTCACCGGGCCGTTGCTCGGGATCCCGGCAATCCTGACGACGCGGTGGTGGCCGGATCTCACGCGCCGGTTCGGTTCCTGGTCTGCGGTGCGCATCGACCGGCCGTACCGGCAGCTGCGCGAATCGGCGGGATTCCGTGTGTTGTGGAAGTGGCTCATCAGCGATCCCGCGACCTACCGGGACGCCGCGTGGATGCTGCTCGAACCACTCGTCGGCGGGATCATCCTCCTGCCGGCCGTGCTGACCCCGGTGGCCGTGGCCGGTGCGGTGATCCCGGTGAGCGGCTGGTGGTTCGGGATCGCTGACCCGGGGTCGCGTGCGCTGTTGGTGGCGGCCTGTTTCGCGGTGGCGACGGTGGGGGTCGTGACCGCGCCCGCGTTGGTGCGGGTGCACGCGAAGTGGACCAGGGTGCTGCTGTTCCCGACGAGGACGACCGTGCGCGTTCACCAGCTCGAAGAGACCAGGTCCGAAGCCCTCGAATCGGAGGCGCGGGAGGTGCGCCGGATCGAGCGGGATCTGCACGACGGCGCGCAGGCCAGGTTGATCGGCGTCGGGATGACCATCGGCGCCGCGGAGCGTGCCTTCGACCGTGACCCGGATCGCGCCAAGGAGTTGCTGCTCAAAGCTCGCGAGTCCACCGCGCTGGCGGTGCGGGAACTGCGTGATCTCGTCCGCGGGATCCTCCCGCCCGTGCTGTCCGAGCGGGGCCTCGGTGACGCGGTCCGGGCGCTGGTCCTCGAACAACGATTAGCCTGCGAAACGCAGATAGACCTGCCGGGGAGGCTGCCGCTCGCGGTCGAGTCCGCTGCCTACTTCGCGATCGCCGAGGTGCTCACGAACGTCGCGAAGCACGCGGGCGCGGGCACGGTGTGGGTCGACCTGGTGTTCACGGGTGAGAGCCTGCGGATCGTCGTGATGGACGACGGCTGCGGAGGAGCGAACGTGGCGGTGGGTTCCGGCCTGCACGGGATCGAACGGCGACTTGCCGCTTTCGACGGTACTTTCACGCTGACCAGCCCGCCGGGCGGTCCGACCATGGTGACGATGGAGATTCCGTGCGCGTTGTCCTCGCCGAGGACCTGTACCTCCTCCGAGAAGGCATGATCTTCCTGTTGGAGGAGCACGGCTTCGAGATCGCCGCCGCCGTCGCGAGCGGCCCTGAACTCGCGAACGCGCTCGCCGAGCAGAACCCGGACCTCGCCATCGTCGACGTGCGGCTACCACCCACGTTCACCGACGAAGGGCTCAAGGTGGCGCTGGCCGCGCGACGGGAGCGGCCGGGGCTACCCGTGCTCGTGCTCTCGCAACACGTCGAACAGCTTTATGCCCGCGAACTGCTGGCGGACGGGGCCGGGGCGGTGGGGTACCTGCTGAAGGATCGCGTGTTCAACGCCGAGCAGTTCGTGGACGCCGTGCGCAGGGTCGCCGAAGGCGGCACCGCGATGGACCCGAAGGTGATCGCGACCCTGCTGGCCGACCCCGAACGCGACGACCCGCTCGCGTCGCTGACCGAGCGCGAACGAGAAGTGCTGGGCCTGATGGCGGAAGGCCTGTCGAACACCGCGATCGCACAACGCCTCTCACTGAGCGAAGGCGCGATCAGCAAGCACACGACGAGCCTCTTCGGCAAACTCAGGATCGAAGCGGGCACAGACACGAACCGCCGGGTTCTCGCCGTGCTTGCCTACCTTCACGGGCGTTGAACACCATGCCGTTTCCCAACTGAAACCTGGCAAGACGTAACTCGAAACCGTCCGGCTCCGACTGTCCGCAAGACAGGCCGATAGCTGGAGGCGCGATGTCATTGCTCAAGAAGAAGACGGCGGAAGAGCTGAAAGCCGAGGCGGAACGCCAGGCTTCTCTGCAACGTCAGGCTGAGGCGCGGAAACGTGCGGCTGAAGAACAGAAAGAGCGCGAACGAATCGCGCAAGAGCGCCGGGATTTCGAAATGTCGCCCGCGGGTCGTGCACGCGCCGCATTCGCCAGGAAAGACCATGTGTTCCAGTACTCGATGGACGTGATGAACCAGCAAGCCGTGATCATCATGATGGTGGGCGGCACCACGACCCAGAGTACGACCGACCCCGTGGATGTCCTCAACTCGGTGTGCCGGGAAGGCTGGGATCTGGTCAACGGATCGTTCGTGTTCGTCGAGCAGGGAAAGGAAAGTCGTGACAAGTTCATGTCTTCAGGACAGAACGTCGCGATCAAAGGAAGAACTGTGGGCTACTATCTGTTCAAACGCTTTCCCGCCAATCGGCGCCCATGAATAAGCGCGATCGGCCCTCTGTTTTTTAGCGTGCTGGTTGGAACTTGGCGGAAATGTTGCAAAGGCTTGGGGAGTGGTGCGCGACTTCAGCACCTTCAGTACAGGACTGTCCGTTGGTTTGAGCCCTGTCGCGGGTGTAGAGCGGATCGCCGTTAGAGCTAGAACTGGTAATACAGGAATGGGCTGAAGGTGCCGTTCGCGATCAAAATCGCGGCGTAGAGCAAACCCGCCGTCATCACGCCGATCCGCAGCCCGTTCGCCTGCCGCGAGCGCGAGGATTCCAGCATCGGACCGGTCACTGGGTGCGCGGGCAGGAAAACCACGACCAGTGCGGCGAGGAGGAACACCAGGCGCTGGTTGGTCAGTGCCGCGTCGACGACGTCGGTCAGCCCGGAGAAGTCCGGCAGCAGCATGTGCCCGATCATCGCGAGCGCGTGCGGCAGATCCGCCGACTTGAAGATCACCCAGCCGAACACGACCAGGACCAGGGTGAGCGCGCGCCGGGCGACGCGGGCGTACTGGCCCGCCGGGTTCTGGTCGTGGCCGAAGGCGCGTTCGATGATCAGCAGCGCGCCGTGGTAGAGGCCCCACACCAGGTACGTCCAGTTCGCGCCGTGCCAGAAACCGGTCAGCACGAACACGATGCACAGGTTCCGGTAGGTCTTGCCGACGCCGTTCCGGTTGCCGCCGAGCGGGATGTAGACGTAGTCCCGGAACCAGCGCGACAGCGACATGTGCCAGCGCCGCCAGAACTCGGTGATGGTGATCGACGAGTACGGTCGCGCGAAGTTCTCCGGCAGCCGGAAGCCGAGCATGCGGCCGAGTCCGATCGCCATGTCGGAGTAACCGGAGAAGTCGAAGAACAGCTGCAGCGTGTAGCCGACGGCGCCGAGCCATGCGACGCCGAAGGTCATTTCGTTCGACGGCGTCGCGAAACAGGCGTCGACCATCGGCGCCAGCGTGTCGGCGATGATCGTCTTCTTGCACAGCCCGAGCGCGAACCGCGGGAATCCGGCGGCGATGTCGTCGAGCCGGTGCGATCGGTGCTGCGGGAGCTGATCGGCGATTTCGCGGTACCGCACGATCGGGCCCGCGACGAGCTGCGGGAACATCGAAATATACGTCGCGAACGACACCGGGTTGCGCAGCGCGCGCCGTTCGCCGCGGTAGATGTCGACCACGTAGGAAATGTGGTGGAAGGTGTAGAACGAGATCCCGATCGGCAGCGCGAGGTGCGTGATCGGGAAGTCGCCGCCGAGCAGGTGCGCGAACGCGGCGATCTGCTGCGTCGCGAACCCGGCGTACTTCCAGATCACCAGCACGCCGACGTCGACGGCGATGACCCCGATGATCAGCCCGCGCTTGCGGCCGGGGCGGGTGTCCCAGTCGTTGGGTTCGAGCGCCATCCCGGCCAGGAAGTTGACGACCATGCAGGCCAGCAGGAGCAGCGTGAACGCGCCGGCGCCGATCGCGTAGAACAGCAGGCTCGCGATCGCGATGATGCCGTTGCGCCAGCTCCGCGGGCACACCAGCACGGCGAGCAGCACCGCCGGCATGAAGTACCACAGGAACAGTGGCGAGATGAACGACATCGCTTGCTGGCCCCCCCGGGTTCCGATCGAACAGACCCTAACCCGGGCGGCGGTCCGGTCGGGCCGGTACTCCTAGACCCGGCCGGCGGCGCGGCGCCGCCTGGCGACCTCGGCGAGCAGCACACCGGCCGCCACCGAGGCGTTCAGCGATTCGACACCGGCCGACATCGGGATCGAGACCGTGGCGTCGCAGGTTTCGCGGACGAGCCTCGACAGGCCGCGCCCCTCCGAGCCGAGCACGATGACCAGCGGGTCGGTGGCCAGGTCGAGGGAGTCGATGTCGACGGAACCGTCCGCGTCGAGGCCGACGATCATCAGGCCTTCCGCCGCCCACGCCTTGAGCTGGCGGGTGAGGTTGGTGGCCATCGCCACGGGCAGCTTCGCCGCGGTGCCCGCGCTGGTCCGCCACGCGACGGCGGTCATCCCGGCGCTGCGGCGCTCCGGCAGCAGCACGCCGTGCGCGCCGAACGCGGCCGCGGACCGGATCACCGCGCCGAGGTTGCGGGGGTCGGTCACGCCGTCGAGCGCGACGAGCAGCGGCGCGGTGCCGGATTCGGCGGCCACCCGCATCAGGTCGTCGGGATGCGCGTACTCGAACGGCGGAACCTGCAGGCCGAGGCCCTGGTGCATGGCACGGTTCGTCTTGCGGTCCAGCTCCTCGCGCGGGATCTCCAGAATGGAGATGCCCTTGTCCGCGGCGATGCGGACGGCCTCGGTCACGCGGTCGTCGGCGTCGACGTTGATCGCGACGTACAACGCCGTCGCGGGCACGTCGGCGCGCAGCGCCTCGACCACCGGGTTCCGGCCCGCGATCAGCTCGGGGCTGTCGGCCTTCTTCTTGTTCTTCTTGTCCGCGGCGCGGGCGGCCGCGGCCGCCTTGCGCTGTGCGGGATGGCCGGGGCGCATCTCCGCTCGCGGCGTGGGGCCCTTGCCTTCGAGCCCCTTGCGCCGCTGGCCGCCGGAGCCGACGACCTGGCCCTTCTTCGTGCCGGGCTTGCGGATCGCGCCCTGTCGCCGGGAGTTGCCTGCCATGGTTGAGCGTCCTGACTGCTAGTCGTGGTCCTTGAGCGTCCACACCGGACCGTTGGGGGTGTCCTCCACCGCGATGCCCGCGTTGGCCAGGCTGTCGCGGGCGGCGTCCGCCCTGGCGAAGTCCTTCTCGGCGCGCGCCTTCTGGCGCTCTTCGAGCAGCCCCGCCACCAGGTCGGCGAGGGCTTGGCGAGCGGGTGTCTCGGCACCCGAATTGTCCGCCCACGCTGGGGAAAGCGGGTCGAGCCCGAGCACATCGGTCATCGCGCGCACCGAAGCCGCCAGCTCGAGCGCCCCCTTTTCATCGCCCGAATCGAGCGCGGTGTTGCCCTCGCGGACGGTGTTGTGCATCACGGCGAACGCCTGCGGGGTGGCGAGGTCGTCGTCGAGCGCGGCCGCGAACTCCGGTTTGATCTGTCCGATGTGGACTTCCCCGACGGCGGCGGCGACGCGGCGGAGGAAGCCTTCGAGGCGCTGGTAGCCCTGCGCGGCTTCGGCGAGCGCGCCGTCCGAATACTCGATGGTGGACCGGTAGTGCGGCTGGATCAGGTACGCGCGCAGCTCCACCGCGCGGTAGTTCTCCAGCATCGCCGGGATCGAGACGGTGTTGCCGAGCGATTTCGACATCTTCTCGCCGGACAGCGTCACCCACGCGTTGTGCAGCCAGAACCGGGCGAACCCGTCACCGGCCGCGTTCGACTGCGCGCGCTCGTTCTCGTGGTGAGGGAACACCAGATCGACACCGCCGCCGTGGATGTCGAACTCCGGCCCGAGGTAACTGGTCGCCATCGCGGAGCATTCGAGATGCCAGCCCGGCCTGCCAAGACCCCACAGCGTCGGCCACGAGGGCTCGCCGGGTTTGGCGGCCTTCCACAGGGTGAAATCGCGCGCGTCCCGCTTGCCCTCCGCCAGCGACTCGCCCTGCTGGACGTCGTCGAGCTTCTGCCCGGACAGCGCGCCGTACCCGTCGAACGACTTCACCGAGAAGTAGACGTCACCGCCCGCCGCGTAGGCGTGCCCGCTGTCGATCAGGCGCTGCATCAGCTCGATCATCTGCGTGACGTGCCCGGTGGCGCGCGGCGCGATCGACGGCGGCAGGCAGCCGAGCGTTTCGTACGCCGACTCGAACGCGCGCTCGTGCGTGGCCGCCCATTCCCACCACGGCCTGCCCGCGTCGGTGGCCTTGGCCAGGATCTTGTCGTCGATGTCGGTGACGTTCCTGACCAGCAGCACGTCCAGTCCACTGTGGACGAGCCAGCGGCGGAGCACGTCGTAGTTCAGCGCACCCCTGACGTGCCCGATGTGCGGCACGCCCTGCACGGTCGCCCCACACACGTACATCGACGCCGTTCCGCTCCGGGCGGGGTGGAACTCCCGCACGCTTCGGGTCGCGGTGTCGAACAGGTGTAAGGGCACGCCCGAAATGGTACCGGGGTGCGTTCTGCCTGCAGAACGCCGCTGTCGCCTACAGAACGCCGTGCTCCCGGAGCGCGGTCAGCAGCGCGTCGGGGCGTTCGGTCGTCGGCAGCGGGTCGACCAGCGCGAACCGGCAGCCGAGCGCCCGCGCACCGCCGTCGGCCTCCTCGCTGTCGCCGATCATCAGGGTGTCCGCGGCCGGGACGCCGAGCCGCTCGACCGCGACCTCGAAGATCCGCGGGTCCGGTTTCTGCGCGCCGACCTCGAACGACAGGACGAACTGGTCGACGTGGGCGTCGAGGCCGCGCGCGGTGAACGCGGGACGGATGTCGAACGCGATGTTGCTCAGGATCCCGACCGCGAGCCCGCGCTCGGCCGAGCCCTTGAGCGCCGCCTCGGTGTCCGGGTACGGCGTCCACTCCGCCGGATCGCACAGCCGCGCGTACAGCGCCTTCGCCTGTTCGGCGTTCGGGACGCCGGATTGCCGGAGCACTTCGAGGTAGACCTTTTCGTGCAGGCCGGGGTCGAGATCCCGGTTCTCCCACGCGTGCTGGTACTCGGCGTCGAGCTGGACGACCTGGCCGACCGGGGCGGTCATGCGCCGCATCAGCTCGGCCTGGGCTTCGAGGTCGAGCGGATCGCCTTCGTCGCCGGTCAGCTCGGCCAGCCAGGTCTCGTCCTGCTCAAGGCGGAACACGGTGCCGGAAAAGTCGAACAACACAGCCCGGATCGTCACGGCACCACAGTACCGACGATCATCCTCAGGCGGAGAAACCTGTGATCTTCTCGGGGATTACGCGCACGATCACGCGCACGACGTCGGCGGGCTCCGCGGGGTAGTCGTTGCCGCCGTACTTGTTCGACAACTCGTCGATGAGCGCGCGGCCGCCGGTCTCGGTGATCTCCGCGCGACCCCGGACCTCGACGTAGTTGTACGGGTTCTCGGTCTCGAAGATCGAGACGGACACGCGCGGGTCGCGGGCGAGGTTGCGTTCCTTGCGCCTACCGCGCGTGGTGGAGAACAGGATGGTGTCGCCGTCGCGCTTGACCCACACGACCGAGGACTGGGGCTGGCCGTCGGGGTTGGTGGTGGCGATCGTCGCGTAGTTCTTGCCGTCGAACAGGGCGCGGGTCTTCTGGTTGAAGGTGGCAGTCATGACGCCGAACTTAGCGGCACGAGCAGTGCGGTCGCGATGGCGGCGACGCCTTCACCCCGCCCGGTGAGGCCGAGCCCGTCGGTGGTGGTGCCCGCGACGCTCACCGGCCCGCCCGCGGCCTCGCCCAGCACGCGCTGCGCTTCCTCCCGCCGGGTGCCGATGCGGGGCGCGTTGCCGATGACCTGCACGGACGCATTGCCCAGGGAGAATCCCGCCTCGGTGATCCGACGCCGGACCTCGGCGAGCAGCTCGGGGCCGTGCGCGCCGGACCAGCGCGGGTCGCCGGTGCCGAAGACCGCGCCGAGATCGCCGAGACCGGCGGCGGCCAGCATCGCGTCGCACAGCGCGTGCGACGCGACGTCGCCGTCGGAATGCCCGGCGCACCCGGGCACGCCGTCCCAGCGCAGGCCCGCGATCCAGCATTCCCGGCCGTCTTCGAGGGGATGGACGTCGACGCCGGTGCCGATTCTCACAAGCTCTCCAGTAGCGATTCGGCGACCGCGAAATCGAACGCCGAGATGACTTCGAGTGCGTTCGGATGCCCCTCGACGAGGCGCACGGAATCGCCGAACGCCGCGAGTGGATCCGGGGTGTCCACGACCGCGCGGAGTGCTTCCGCGGCGTAGCCCTGGGGTGACTGGATCGCCCGCAGGTACGCGCGGTCCTCGGTGGCCGTGAGCACGCCGTCTTCGACGATCTTGACCGTGTCGGTCACCGCGGCGGCGGGGACGGCGGCCCGCGCGCCCGCCCGTACCGCCTCGACGACCGCGGTCACGAGCGAGGGCGGGGTCAACGCGCGCTTGGCGTCGTGGACGAGCACGATCGCCGATTCTTCCGGCCGCGCGTCGAATGCGCGCCGCAATGGCGAAACACCGGGAAGGTCCTCGAGTACGAGGCAATAGCGTTTTCGAGAGGGCCCTTCCGGGAAAGGAAGGGCGTTTTCGTAGGCACCAACGCGCCGCGCGGGGGCGGTCACGATCACCAGATCCACGCACTGGGAATCGAGCAGCCCGCGCACGGCGCGCGTCAGCAGTGGCTCACCCTTGACGGGGGTCAGTACGCCGGGATCCTCGGAACCGTCGGTCGGCACGAGGGCGACCACACTCGACTCGGTCATCAGGCGCGATCGTGTCCGGCTGAATACGTACTGTTCCTCGGGGTGATTTTCGGTCAGACCGCTGCGGTTTCCAGCACTTCGTCGAGCAACACTTCCGCTTTGCCTTCGTCGGTGCCCTCGGCGAGCGCCAGTTCGCTCACCAGAATCTGCCGCGCCTTGGCCAGCATGCGCTTCTCGCCGGCCGAAAGGCCGCGATCCTTCTCTCGCCGCCAGAGGTCTCGCACCACTTCGGCCACCTTGTTCACATCGCCGGAGGCGAGCTTCTCGAGGTTGGCCTTGTACCGACGAGACCAGTTCGTGGGCTCTTCGGTGTGGGGAGCGCGCAGCACGTCGAAAACGCGGTTCAAACCATCCTGGCCAACGACATCGCGCACGCCGACGATCTCGGCGTTGTCTGCTGGCACGCGAACCGTGAGATCCCCTTGCGCGACCTTGAGGACGAGGTACTTCTTCTCCTCGCCCTTGATCACACGGGTCTCGATCGCTTCAATGAGTGCGGCACCGTGGTGCGGGTAGACGACGGTCTCTCCGACCTTGAAAACCATGTGTCCTCTGCCCCTTTCGCTGCGTCCATCCTATCACGGCGTGCCGAGGGGCACCT is part of the Amycolatopsis sp. CA-230715 genome and encodes:
- a CDS encoding response regulator transcription factor, whose amino-acid sequence is MRVVLAEDLYLLREGMIFLLEEHGFEIAAAVASGPELANALAEQNPDLAIVDVRLPPTFTDEGLKVALAARRERPGLPVLVLSQHVEQLYARELLADGAGAVGYLLKDRVFNAEQFVDAVRRVAEGGTAMDPKVIATLLADPERDDPLASLTEREREVLGLMAEGLSNTAIAQRLSLSEGAISKHTTSLFGKLRIEAGTDTNRRVLAVLAYLHGR
- the cysS gene encoding cysteine--tRNA ligase → MPLHLFDTATRSVREFHPARSGTASMYVCGATVQGVPHIGHVRGALNYDVLRRWLVHSGLDVLLVRNVTDIDDKILAKATDAGRPWWEWAATHERAFESAYETLGCLPPSIAPRATGHVTQMIELMQRLIDSGHAYAAGGDVYFSVKSFDGYGALSGQKLDDVQQGESLAEGKRDARDFTLWKAAKPGEPSWPTLWGLGRPGWHLECSAMATSYLGPEFDIHGGGVDLVFPHHENERAQSNAAGDGFARFWLHNAWVTLSGEKMSKSLGNTVSIPAMLENYRAVELRAYLIQPHYRSTIEYSDGALAEAAQGYQRLEGFLRRVAAAVGEVHIGQIKPEFAAALDDDLATPQAFAVMHNTVREGNTALDSGDEKGALELAASVRAMTDVLGLDPLSPAWADNSGAETPARQALADLVAGLLEERQKARAEKDFARADAARDSLANAGIAVEDTPNGPVWTLKDHD
- a CDS encoding MBOAT family O-acyltransferase, which codes for MSFISPLFLWYFMPAVLLAVLVCPRSWRNGIIAIASLLFYAIGAGAFTLLLLACMVVNFLAGMALEPNDWDTRPGRKRGLIIGVIAVDVGVLVIWKYAGFATQQIAAFAHLLGGDFPITHLALPIGISFYTFHHISYVVDIYRGERRALRNPVSFATYISMFPQLVAGPIVRYREIADQLPQHRSHRLDDIAAGFPRFALGLCKKTIIADTLAPMVDACFATPSNEMTFGVAWLGAVGYTLQLFFDFSGYSDMAIGLGRMLGFRLPENFARPYSSITITEFWRRWHMSLSRWFRDYVYIPLGGNRNGVGKTYRNLCIVFVLTGFWHGANWTYLVWGLYHGALLIIERAFGHDQNPAGQYARVARRALTLVLVVFGWVIFKSADLPHALAMIGHMLLPDFSGLTDVVDAALTNQRLVFLLAALVVVFLPAHPVTGPMLESSRSRQANGLRIGVMTAGLLYAAILIANGTFSPFLYYQF
- a CDS encoding sensor histidine kinase, whose protein sequence is MTVWLYPLAVVRAAAQFVLAVVGLVLLLVAVLCVLLTGPLLGIPAILTTRWWPDLTRRFGSWSAVRIDRPYRQLRESAGFRVLWKWLISDPATYRDAAWMLLEPLVGGIILLPAVLTPVAVAGAVIPVSGWWFGIADPGSRALLVAACFAVATVGVVTAPALVRVHAKWTRVLLFPTRTTVRVHQLEETRSEALESEAREVRRIERDLHDGAQARLIGVGMTIGAAERAFDRDPDRAKELLLKARESTALAVRELRDLVRGILPPVLSERGLGDAVRALVLEQRLACETQIDLPGRLPLAVESAAYFAIAEVLTNVAKHAGAGTVWVDLVFTGESLRIVVMDDGCGGANVAVGSGLHGIERRLAAFDGTFTLTSPPGGPTMVTMEIPCALSSPRTCTSSEKA
- the rlmB gene encoding 23S rRNA (guanosine(2251)-2'-O)-methyltransferase RlmB, producing MAGNSRRQGAIRKPGTKKGQVVGSGGQRRKGLEGKGPTPRAEMRPGHPAQRKAAAAARAADKKNKKKADSPELIAGRNPVVEALRADVPATALYVAINVDADDRVTEAVRIAADKGISILEIPREELDRKTNRAMHQGLGLQVPPFEYAHPDDLMRVAAESGTAPLLVALDGVTDPRNLGAVIRSAAAFGAHGVLLPERRSAGMTAVAWRTSAGTAAKLPVAMATNLTRQLKAWAAEGLMIVGLDADGSVDIDSLDLATDPLVIVLGSEGRGLSRLVRETCDATVSIPMSAGVESLNASVAAGVLLAEVARRRRAAGRV